One genomic region from Pseudomonas sp. R5-89-07 encodes:
- the treP gene encoding PTS system trehalose-specific EIIBC component — protein sequence MSHDYPNIARQILQGLGGRDNLEQAAHCVTRLRLVLKDPGLVKNAELNQVELVKGSFFTGGLFQVVIGPGEVEKVYAALREQTGLAAATIADVKKKGADKTNALQRLVRVFSDVFMPILPALIIAGLLMGINNLMGAKGMFIEGQTLLEAYPNLDGVWSLINLMANTSFVFLPALVGWSAAKRFGGSEILGIVLGLMLVHPDLLNAWNYGKAVAGLDGQSLPYFDIFGWFRIEKVGYQGQILPILMAAYVMSVIEKWLRAHVPNAIQLLVVPITTIVITGVLALAVIGPVTRHLGILITEGLVTLFDLAPMVGGLIFGLLYAPLVITGMHHMFLAVDLQLISTQGGTFIWPMIVMSNLAQGSAALAVFYTTRNARDKSMASTSAISAYFGITEPAMFGVNLRFKFPFYAALLGSALGSIFLSMSKVQASAIGVGGLPGFISIIPQFIPNFVVGMVIAIVVPFGLTCALNMKIVRPGYRVA from the coding sequence ATGAGCCACGACTATCCGAACATTGCCCGCCAGATCCTCCAGGGCCTGGGGGGCCGCGACAATCTTGAGCAAGCCGCGCACTGTGTGACCCGTCTGCGCCTGGTGCTCAAGGACCCGGGCCTGGTAAAAAACGCCGAATTGAACCAGGTCGAACTGGTCAAGGGCTCGTTCTTCACCGGCGGGCTTTTCCAGGTGGTGATTGGCCCAGGCGAAGTGGAAAAGGTCTACGCCGCCCTGCGCGAGCAGACGGGCCTTGCCGCCGCCACCATTGCCGACGTCAAGAAGAAGGGCGCCGACAAGACCAACGCCCTGCAGCGTCTGGTGCGGGTGTTTTCCGATGTGTTCATGCCGATCCTGCCGGCACTGATCATTGCCGGCCTGTTGATGGGCATCAACAACCTGATGGGCGCCAAGGGCATGTTCATCGAGGGCCAGACGCTGCTGGAGGCCTACCCAAACCTGGACGGCGTGTGGAGCCTGATCAACCTGATGGCCAACACCTCGTTCGTGTTCCTGCCGGCACTGGTGGGTTGGTCGGCGGCCAAACGCTTTGGCGGCAGTGAAATCCTCGGCATCGTGCTCGGCCTGATGCTGGTGCACCCGGACCTGCTCAACGCCTGGAACTACGGCAAGGCCGTGGCGGGGCTCGACGGCCAGAGCCTGCCGTACTTCGATATCTTCGGCTGGTTCAGGATCGAGAAAGTCGGTTATCAGGGCCAGATCCTGCCGATCCTGATGGCGGCATACGTGATGAGCGTCATCGAGAAATGGCTGCGGGCGCACGTGCCAAACGCCATCCAGCTGCTGGTGGTCCCGATCACCACCATCGTTATTACCGGCGTGCTGGCCCTGGCGGTGATCGGCCCGGTGACCCGTCACCTGGGCATCCTGATCACCGAAGGCCTGGTCACGCTGTTCGACCTGGCGCCAATGGTCGGCGGGCTGATCTTTGGCCTGCTGTATGCGCCGCTGGTGATCACCGGCATGCACCACATGTTCCTCGCCGTCGACCTGCAACTGATCTCCACCCAGGGCGGCACCTTTATCTGGCCGATGATCGTCATGTCCAACCTGGCCCAGGGCAGCGCCGCGCTTGCGGTGTTCTACACCACGCGCAATGCGCGGGATAAAAGCATGGCCTCGACGTCGGCGATTTCCGCTTACTTCGGCATCACTGAACCGGCGATGTTCGGGGTCAACCTGCGCTTCAAGTTTCCCTTCTACGCCGCGTTGCTCGGCTCGGCCCTGGGCAGCATTTTCCTCTCGATGAGCAAGGTCCAGGCCTCGGCCATCGGGGTCGGTGGCTTGCCGGGGTTTATCTCGATCATTCCGCAGTTCATCCCCAACTTTGTGGTCGGGATGGTCATCGCGATCGTGGTGCCGTTCGGCCTGACCTGTGCGTTGAACATGAAAATTGTGCGGCCCGGTTATCGCGTCGCCTGA
- the treR gene encoding trehalose operon repressor produces the protein MSKYNQIYTDLLASITTERLQRGTRLPSETELMDSYQASRGTVRRAIEQLQERGFAQKIHGKGTFVLSPNPIEFQLGGIVSFHETHADLGDDIHTEVVEFTQLPLEGALLQHIEAEPGTLITRIKRVRRIGGKRVILDINHFVADLIPGLDPDIARQSIYAFIEGTLQLQISYAQRTIEALPRSKDDQAHLDLDGQSHVIVVSNQTFLQDGRQFEYTESRHTLDKFYFSDIARR, from the coding sequence ATGAGCAAATACAACCAGATCTATACGGATCTGCTTGCCAGCATCACCACTGAACGCCTGCAACGCGGCACGCGCCTTCCCTCCGAAACCGAACTGATGGACAGCTACCAGGCCAGCCGAGGCACGGTGCGCCGTGCCATTGAACAGTTACAGGAGCGCGGGTTCGCACAGAAAATCCACGGCAAAGGCACCTTTGTGCTGTCGCCGAACCCGATCGAGTTTCAATTGGGCGGCATCGTGAGCTTCCATGAAACCCACGCCGACCTGGGCGATGACATACACACCGAAGTAGTCGAGTTCACCCAGTTGCCTTTGGAAGGCGCACTGCTGCAGCACATCGAGGCCGAACCCGGCACGCTGATCACCCGTATCAAGCGTGTACGTCGCATCGGCGGCAAACGGGTGATCCTCGACATCAACCACTTCGTCGCCGACCTGATCCCCGGGCTGGATCCGGACATCGCCAGACAGTCGATCTACGCGTTCATCGAAGGCACCTTGCAGCTGCAGATCAGCTACGCCCAACGCACCATCGAAGCCCTGCCCCGCAGCAAGGACGACCAGGCCCATCTGGACCTGGATGGGCAAAGCCATGTGATCGTGGTGAGCAACCAGACGTTTTTGCAGGATGGGCGGCAGTTCGAGTACACCGAGTCGCGGCATACGCTGGACAAATTCTATTTCTCGGATATCGCTCGCCGCTGA
- a CDS encoding membrane-targeted effector domain-containing toxin, whose protein sequence is MTDTPQQPDDQQRLKTLATTLTGKCPDVLGMAREAAREILSKHKVTDKTPDQVHWHRFKGAISSTQTFTGWEHTGIRPIESMTLPQLVMHRFNLHDQDNADLLDCDGGFYSNGATSTVFDQSNEVRLRGSEVLQDLWAIDFANRYGHRLERFWHDHGTDFRTQAKATFISKALQARHDKHLSDANFQTVIKAVASNMTWPPTLAGLSAEASPPGGLHVCTLDIAGHVATDILRIVDGQGQQIVYLPNDAQAFYFLKTPRDLHWWVMSRTNTPAKRAQFMTHFLLSAQTSRDYSEAATWREMVWTPRVVIRTYQLFSGNLPADWIDNGLDTRIDQVFATWGHAESTVLNQQPQAISSDVFSWLRDSVQARTRADAEFSLHANGELRKKMAQAYLAAFFKVFGPMAIIGWPVALVVLGASLASLGLAVDQAITGKTEAERQDGINQSLLAGINVLFNATLLKINGRLPDIATASETFTATKETESVIVKPSQETPEEPLVVKDDNQQLSNDISIKPEIDGVPSSSSSVNIPASYRSTVVLDGHVPITTPGKFNQIYLLRRNPSAYIKILNHAYMVRFETDVNGPGFWAIVDPANPDAFTGSIPVRLDSNEQWQAVSRVKLAGGGKSLGKLKKGYRPMTAQPEVGTSGVTEGSPYKHLYEVDQNWIELDAQPQDSVAMEPVPGGGLSVARRPLLREIDRLKVQLRTDAKAFFKTLETTPRPQIPAFAANVNIEKFVEESLKDAPGLVISTPPGGLNSRALLKKLMPVFARQNVKTLFIKGPAAELDQAELERQASHLTMKRELEISLADIDRIQRPDSFGRDSLQSVVEDAVNEDIRVRTLDNLATSPLFVTTAEADEQTLIEAENYLASRIISAESGNGKWVALIPDTRANTYLDTPGVTELQGAISLRVEDVAKGLQTSIRQSLESTSTVLPKPPRADFIVQMEIITNEDFKAALEQSLSKKLMYRLVTKDGRPFLVHRNEVTETLEFTRVHDAPEGLYIRAEQWPDIDGRIFANRNELQAALNDKGMILAEAADAEK, encoded by the coding sequence ATGACCGATACCCCGCAGCAACCCGACGACCAGCAACGTCTCAAGACTCTCGCCACCACCCTTACCGGTAAATGCCCCGACGTACTGGGCATGGCCCGCGAGGCTGCGCGCGAAATCCTCAGCAAGCACAAGGTCACCGACAAAACGCCCGACCAGGTGCACTGGCACCGCTTCAAAGGCGCCATCAGCAGCACGCAGACCTTCACAGGCTGGGAACATACCGGCATCCGGCCGATTGAAAGCATGACCCTGCCACAACTGGTCATGCACCGCTTCAACCTCCATGACCAGGACAACGCCGACCTGCTCGATTGCGATGGCGGTTTCTACAGCAATGGCGCCACATCCACGGTGTTCGATCAAAGTAATGAAGTGCGCCTGCGCGGTAGCGAAGTGCTCCAGGATCTGTGGGCCATCGACTTCGCCAACCGCTACGGTCATCGACTGGAGCGTTTCTGGCATGATCACGGCACCGATTTTCGTACCCAGGCCAAGGCGACGTTCATCAGCAAAGCCTTGCAGGCGCGTCATGACAAGCACCTGAGCGACGCCAACTTCCAGACCGTGATCAAAGCCGTAGCCAGCAACATGACGTGGCCGCCGACCCTCGCAGGGCTCAGCGCCGAAGCATCCCCACCCGGCGGCCTGCACGTGTGTACTCTCGACATCGCAGGACATGTTGCCACCGATATCCTGCGCATCGTCGACGGCCAGGGCCAACAAATTGTTTACCTACCCAACGATGCGCAAGCCTTCTATTTTCTCAAGACGCCCCGCGACCTGCACTGGTGGGTGATGTCACGCACCAACACGCCGGCCAAACGCGCGCAGTTCATGACGCACTTCCTGCTGTCCGCGCAAACCTCGCGCGACTACAGCGAGGCCGCCACCTGGAGGGAGATGGTGTGGACGCCACGTGTGGTGATTCGCACCTACCAACTGTTCAGCGGCAACCTGCCCGCCGACTGGATAGACAACGGCCTAGATACGCGAATCGATCAAGTGTTTGCCACCTGGGGCCACGCCGAATCGACAGTGCTCAACCAGCAGCCCCAGGCCATCAGCAGCGATGTGTTTTCGTGGCTGCGGGACTCGGTGCAGGCGCGCACCCGAGCCGATGCCGAATTTTCGCTGCACGCCAATGGTGAGCTGCGCAAGAAAATGGCCCAGGCTTATCTGGCGGCATTCTTCAAGGTATTCGGGCCGATGGCCATAATCGGCTGGCCGGTGGCGCTGGTGGTATTGGGTGCCAGCCTGGCCAGCCTGGGGCTGGCTGTCGATCAGGCTATCACCGGCAAGACCGAGGCCGAGCGCCAGGACGGCATCAATCAATCGCTGCTTGCAGGAATCAACGTGTTGTTCAACGCGACGTTGCTGAAAATCAACGGCCGATTGCCCGACATCGCCACTGCCAGCGAGACGTTTACTGCCACGAAGGAAACCGAATCGGTGATCGTCAAACCCAGCCAGGAAACACCTGAAGAACCTTTGGTCGTGAAGGATGACAATCAACAATTGAGCAATGACATTTCGATCAAGCCCGAAATCGACGGCGTTCCCTCCTCATCCTCCAGCGTGAATATCCCGGCATCCTATCGAAGCACTGTAGTGCTGGACGGCCACGTCCCCATCACCACGCCCGGCAAGTTCAACCAGATCTACCTGCTCAGGAGAAACCCCTCGGCCTACATCAAGATCCTGAACCATGCCTATATGGTGCGCTTTGAAACCGACGTCAACGGGCCGGGTTTCTGGGCCATTGTCGATCCGGCCAACCCCGATGCCTTTACCGGCTCGATCCCCGTGCGCCTGGACAGTAACGAGCAATGGCAGGCGGTATCACGGGTGAAGTTGGCGGGCGGTGGCAAGTCACTCGGCAAATTGAAGAAGGGTTACCGCCCCATGACGGCCCAGCCAGAAGTGGGTACAAGCGGCGTTACCGAAGGCAGCCCCTACAAACACCTGTATGAAGTCGACCAGAATTGGATCGAGCTTGATGCACAACCCCAAGACAGCGTTGCGATGGAGCCCGTGCCGGGTGGCGGCTTGAGCGTGGCACGCCGGCCCCTGCTGCGTGAAATCGACCGACTCAAGGTGCAGTTGAGAACCGACGCCAAGGCGTTTTTCAAAACCCTGGAGACGACGCCGCGTCCGCAGATTCCGGCCTTCGCCGCCAATGTCAATATTGAAAAGTTCGTCGAAGAATCGTTGAAAGATGCTCCCGGACTAGTGATTTCCACCCCGCCAGGCGGCTTGAACAGTCGGGCCCTGCTGAAAAAACTCATGCCGGTTTTCGCCCGCCAGAACGTCAAGACCCTCTTCATCAAAGGGCCGGCCGCCGAACTGGACCAGGCCGAGCTTGAGCGTCAGGCCTCGCACCTGACAATGAAACGTGAACTTGAGATCTCGCTGGCTGACATTGATCGAATCCAGCGCCCCGACAGCTTCGGCCGTGACAGCCTGCAGAGTGTGGTGGAAGACGCCGTGAATGAAGACATTCGCGTACGCACCCTCGATAACCTCGCCACCAGCCCACTGTTTGTGACGACCGCCGAGGCCGACGAGCAAACCTTGATCGAGGCCGAGAACTACCTGGCCAGCCGCATCATCAGTGCCGAGAGCGGCAACGGAAAATGGGTGGCACTGATCCCCGACACGCGCGCCAACACCTACCTGGATACCCCCGGTGTGACTGAATTGCAGGGCGCCATCAGCCTGCGGGTCGAAGACGTTGCCAAGGGCCTGCAAACCAGTATCCGCCAATCATTGGAATCCACATCCACTGTGCTGCCCAAGCCCCCACGAGCCGACTTCATCGTGCAAATGGAGATCATCACCAACGAGGACTTCAAGGCCGCGCTGGAACAAAGCCTGTCCAAAAAGCTCATGTACCGGTTGGTCACGAAGGACGGCCGGCCCTTCCTCGTCCACCGAAACGAAGTGACCGAAACATTGGAGTTCACCCGCGTCCACGACGCCCCTGAAGGTCTCTACATTCGTGCAGAGCAGTGGCCGGACATCGATGGCAGAATCTTCGCCAACCGCAACGAACTGCAAGCAGCCCTGAACGACAAAGGCATGATCCTGGCTGAAGCAGCCGACGCCGAGAAATAA
- a CDS encoding membrane-targeted effector domain-containing toxin, giving the protein MKTTESRILPNAADKAVLKQLASMVVQTCPSLHDSAHTVARELLEKHNLHGLDPDKVYFHRFKAAQSNPHTFTGWEHIREKPYETQTLTQLVIHRFRATDQDNADLLDLWAGFYDVGPVFTDFNQTNEVRLHGRDVLNDFWSIQFSERYNQQLHNFWDKSADDFRTLAKCSFLSKAVQALEHRQLSETDLQAVLDAVAPGLTWPITLAALKTTSHGDASRVRTVDIAGHVATNLLRIVTQDGRQIVYIPGEDPGFQVFKTAADLHWWFMQQLDKEQPRTNLLYHFPLADRHAISEDIPALMSKLVHAWGTADHHLINQKNQVITGDAFTWLRDSTRSAMFAEADLCLTSNGDLRKKLWIGYLSAGLRVFGPMAAVGWPVALPVLGAGIASLGLNIDQAQQGKTPQERKAGVLGAVFAGIFILLDLLAIKGPGPMEEVGEEVEASLAKESAQWRERLEPEEPPESPPVNTVAPGATPVIEPPAPPDVAPRVIPESWQINELLEDDMLGTEPGTYQGIYKLRSEPWYAVMIKGLGYYARLERDVNGPDFWTAIDPSGSPLSKPIPIRLNTAGEWEPMTDLKLAGGTGGLFKKIFRRPPALPPTVQNPLSDYEIPLSERPALDSAASYPPPGRYTFADDAAFVGEDPHASFKAARQRLFRDAATYLNGYTPRPRPPVPQLPANASTSDALRTLLRNDRAIVFGESHASVGSKQLLIDNMAVLAEADVKTIYLEHLLTDFHQAALDVFHETGFMSEKLRRYLQNLDFGHVTDRLGQYNFLELVKAAQANKIRIQSLDCMASYRLQGLTAPSVEGQQLANNAPRQAMMNYYASTVIRADQAARGAHKWVALVGNTHASNFKGIAGLDEIEEAFSVRVKDVPPGQPGRFRPDPGIEPTTDHSGLKSDLLFETPIPAQPNTLQEYSRLLQKPGMFTIKQLPNSHTLVHRSRAGDLVDTAIRHNAGQFFIEQPKWPTIDGQRFDSLKQLVIALEQTGMTLADKPRHL; this is encoded by the coding sequence ATGAAGACGACTGAATCACGCATTCTGCCCAACGCCGCGGACAAGGCGGTGCTCAAGCAACTGGCCAGCATGGTCGTGCAGACGTGCCCCAGTTTGCACGACAGTGCCCACACGGTGGCCCGCGAACTGCTGGAGAAACACAACCTCCATGGCCTGGACCCGGACAAGGTCTACTTTCACCGTTTCAAGGCCGCACAAAGCAACCCGCACACGTTCACCGGCTGGGAACATATCCGCGAAAAGCCCTACGAAACGCAGACCCTGACGCAACTGGTGATCCATCGCTTCCGTGCCACCGACCAAGACAACGCCGACCTTTTGGACCTGTGGGCCGGCTTTTACGATGTTGGCCCCGTGTTCACAGACTTCAATCAAACCAATGAAGTGCGCCTGCACGGCCGGGATGTGCTGAATGATTTCTGGAGCATCCAGTTCAGCGAGCGCTATAACCAGCAACTGCACAACTTCTGGGATAAATCCGCCGATGACTTTCGCACCCTGGCCAAGTGTTCATTCCTGAGCAAGGCCGTGCAGGCCCTCGAACACCGGCAACTGAGCGAGACGGACTTGCAAGCGGTGCTCGACGCCGTGGCGCCCGGCCTGACTTGGCCCATTACCCTGGCCGCGCTGAAAACCACCAGCCACGGCGACGCCTCGCGGGTGCGTACCGTAGACATTGCCGGCCATGTCGCCACCAATCTGCTGCGAATCGTCACCCAGGACGGTCGGCAAATCGTCTACATACCCGGGGAAGATCCAGGTTTCCAAGTGTTCAAGACCGCTGCCGATCTGCATTGGTGGTTCATGCAACAATTGGACAAGGAACAGCCGCGCACGAACTTGCTTTATCACTTCCCGCTGGCTGATCGCCACGCCATCAGCGAGGACATTCCAGCGCTGATGAGCAAACTGGTGCACGCCTGGGGCACTGCGGATCATCACCTGATCAACCAGAAAAACCAGGTTATTACCGGCGATGCCTTCACCTGGCTGCGGGACTCGACGCGCAGCGCAATGTTCGCCGAAGCCGACCTATGTCTGACCTCCAATGGCGATTTACGCAAAAAACTCTGGATCGGTTATCTCAGCGCTGGCCTGCGGGTCTTCGGGCCGATGGCCGCCGTGGGCTGGCCAGTGGCATTGCCGGTGCTCGGCGCGGGCATTGCCAGCCTTGGCCTGAACATCGACCAGGCGCAACAGGGCAAGACGCCGCAAGAACGCAAGGCCGGCGTGCTGGGCGCAGTGTTCGCCGGCATCTTCATCCTGCTCGACCTGCTGGCTATCAAAGGCCCAGGCCCGATGGAAGAAGTGGGCGAGGAAGTCGAGGCGTCGCTGGCAAAAGAGAGTGCCCAATGGCGAGAGCGGCTGGAGCCCGAAGAACCGCCTGAAAGCCCACCGGTCAATACCGTCGCTCCCGGCGCCACCCCGGTGATCGAGCCCCCGGCGCCACCCGACGTTGCGCCGCGCGTAATTCCCGAATCCTGGCAAATCAACGAGTTGCTGGAGGACGACATGCTGGGCACCGAGCCCGGGACTTATCAGGGTATCTATAAACTACGATCCGAGCCCTGGTATGCGGTGATGATCAAGGGGCTGGGTTACTACGCCCGCCTGGAACGCGATGTGAACGGGCCGGATTTCTGGACCGCCATAGACCCCAGCGGCTCGCCGTTGTCCAAACCGATTCCGATACGGCTGAATACTGCCGGCGAATGGGAACCGATGACCGATCTGAAGCTCGCCGGCGGTACGGGTGGGCTCTTTAAAAAAATCTTCCGCCGCCCTCCCGCACTGCCGCCCACGGTGCAAAACCCGCTGAGTGACTATGAAATTCCCCTGAGCGAACGGCCCGCCCTGGACAGCGCAGCCAGCTACCCACCCCCCGGCCGCTATACCTTCGCCGACGATGCCGCCTTCGTAGGTGAAGACCCGCACGCCTCGTTCAAGGCCGCTCGGCAGCGCCTGTTCCGCGACGCAGCGACCTACCTCAACGGCTATACGCCGCGCCCCCGCCCACCAGTGCCGCAGCTACCGGCCAACGCTTCCACCAGCGACGCGCTGCGAACCCTGTTGCGTAACGACCGCGCTATCGTATTCGGTGAGTCCCACGCTTCGGTAGGCAGCAAACAGTTATTGATCGACAACATGGCGGTGCTGGCCGAGGCTGACGTCAAGACGATTTACCTGGAACACCTGCTGACCGATTTCCACCAGGCGGCACTCGACGTTTTTCACGAAACCGGCTTCATGTCCGAGAAACTGCGACGCTACCTGCAAAACCTGGACTTCGGCCACGTCACCGATCGACTGGGGCAGTACAACTTCCTGGAACTGGTCAAGGCCGCACAAGCGAACAAGATCCGCATACAGTCCCTTGACTGCATGGCCAGTTACCGGCTGCAGGGTTTGACCGCGCCCAGCGTGGAAGGCCAACAACTGGCCAACAATGCACCCCGCCAAGCCATGATGAATTACTACGCCAGCACGGTGATTCGCGCCGACCAGGCCGCGCGCGGCGCTCACAAGTGGGTGGCATTGGTGGGCAATACCCACGCGAGCAATTTCAAGGGCATTGCCGGACTGGACGAGATCGAGGAAGCGTTCAGCGTACGCGTGAAGGATGTGCCACCAGGGCAACCGGGCAGGTTCAGGCCCGATCCCGGTATAGAACCGACCACGGACCATTCCGGCCTGAAAAGCGATCTGTTATTCGAGACACCGATCCCCGCCCAGCCCAACACACTGCAGGAATACTCAAGACTGTTGCAAAAACCCGGCATGTTTACCATCAAGCAATTACCTAACTCGCATACCCTGGTGCACCGCAGTCGGGCAGGCGACTTGGTGGATACCGCAATCCGGCATAACGCGGGCCAGTTTTTCATCGAACAGCCCAAATGGCCGACCATTGACGGGCAGCGGTTCGACAGTTTGAAACAGCTGGTCATCGCCCTTGAGCAAACTGGCATGACCCTCGCGGACAAGCCTAGACACCTCTGA
- a CDS encoding class I SAM-dependent methyltransferase, whose protein sequence is MTEQNAYQVADWNGKSGEYWVANQARLDAMMAVFGQAAIEAAAPATGERVLDVGCGAGATSLELAVRVGASGHVLGVDISEPLIGRARTLAPPNAPALFQVADASSAELPEGAFDILFSRFGVMFFDDPVAAFANMRRALKPGGRVAFVCWRGAAENDWVRLPMGALKGIVPPPAPPAPEAPGPFSFGDPERVVRILTAAGFTDIAIEPFDAAIPFGAGGTREAAIDDAVKMAFEGGPLSRVLADQSDDIRARAAAAVRAAFAGLPGERSVLIDGATWIVTARHSV, encoded by the coding sequence ATGACCGAGCAAAATGCCTATCAGGTCGCCGATTGGAATGGCAAAAGCGGAGAGTACTGGGTGGCCAACCAGGCTCGGCTTGACGCGATGATGGCGGTGTTCGGCCAGGCTGCGATCGAGGCCGCTGCGCCCGCCACGGGCGAACGCGTGCTGGATGTCGGCTGCGGCGCAGGCGCGACCAGCCTTGAGCTGGCCGTTCGCGTCGGCGCAAGCGGCCATGTGCTCGGCGTGGATATTTCCGAGCCGCTGATCGGCAGAGCGCGCACGCTGGCGCCGCCGAATGCGCCGGCCCTGTTCCAGGTGGCCGATGCCAGCAGCGCCGAGCTGCCCGAGGGCGCGTTCGACATCCTGTTTTCGCGCTTTGGCGTGATGTTCTTTGACGATCCGGTGGCGGCGTTCGCTAACATGCGCCGTGCCCTCAAACCGGGCGGGCGGGTTGCTTTCGTCTGTTGGCGCGGCGCGGCCGAGAACGATTGGGTACGCCTGCCGATGGGTGCGCTCAAGGGCATCGTCCCGCCGCCCGCGCCGCCTGCTCCCGAAGCGCCCGGCCCGTTCTCGTTCGGCGACCCTGAGCGCGTGGTACGCATCCTCACAGCTGCCGGCTTCACCGATATCGCTATCGAGCCCTTCGATGCCGCCATCCCGTTCGGCGCGGGTGGGACGCGGGAAGCTGCGATCGACGACGCGGTGAAGATGGCGTTCGAGGGCGGCCCGTTGTCACGTGTGCTCGCCGATCAGTCCGACGACATCCGCGCCCGCGCTGCGGCTGCGGTTCGTGCCGCCTTTGCAGGCCTTCCGGGCGAGCGGTCGGTGTTGATCGACGGTGCTACGTGGATCGTAACGGCACGTCATTCGGTGTGA
- the guaA gene encoding glutamine-hydrolyzing GMP synthase gives MALDIHAHRILILDFGSQYTQLIARRVREIGVYCELHPFDMDDEAIREFAPKGVILAGGPESVHEANSPRCPQAVFDLGVPVFGICYGMQTMAEQLGGKVEGSELREFGYARVDVVGKSRLLDGIEDHIDADGLFGLDVWMSHGDKVTKMPEDFHILASTPSCPIAGMFSDERRYYGVQFHPEVTHTKQGGRILSRFILDICECEALWTPSKIAEDAIAQVRAQVGTDNVLLGLSGGVDSSVVAALLHKAIGDQLTCVFVDNGLLRLHEGEQVMAMFAENMGVKVIRANAEDQFLNNLAGESDPEKKRKIIGRTFIDVFDAQAKHLDNIKYLAQGTIYPDVIESAGAKSGKAHVIKSHHNVGGLPEEMNLKLVEPLRELFKDEVRRLGLELGLPYDMVYRHPFPGPGLGVRILGEVKKEYADLLRRADHIFIEELRKADWYHKVSQAFVVFQPVKSVGVVGDGRRYAWVVALRAVETIDFMTARWAHLPYELLETVSGRIINEIEGISRVTYDVSSKPPATIEWE, from the coding sequence ATGGCCCTCGACATTCACGCCCACCGCATCCTGATCCTCGACTTCGGTTCCCAGTACACCCAGCTGATCGCCCGCCGCGTGCGTGAAATCGGCGTGTACTGCGAACTGCACCCGTTCGACATGGATGACGAAGCGATCCGCGAATTCGCGCCCAAAGGCGTCATCCTGGCCGGTGGCCCCGAGTCTGTACACGAAGCCAACAGCCCGCGCTGCCCGCAAGCGGTGTTCGACCTGGGCGTGCCGGTCTTCGGCATCTGCTACGGCATGCAGACCATGGCCGAGCAACTGGGCGGCAAGGTTGAAGGCTCCGAGCTGCGTGAATTCGGTTATGCCCGTGTCGACGTGGTCGGCAAGAGCCGGCTGCTGGACGGCATCGAAGACCACATCGACGCCGACGGCCTGTTCGGCCTCGACGTGTGGATGAGCCACGGTGACAAGGTCACCAAGATGCCGGAAGACTTCCACATCCTGGCCAGTACCCCGAGCTGCCCGATCGCCGGCATGTTCAGCGACGAGCGTCGTTACTACGGCGTGCAGTTCCACCCGGAAGTGACCCACACCAAGCAAGGCGGACGCATCCTGTCGCGCTTCATCCTCGACATCTGCGAGTGTGAAGCCCTGTGGACCCCGTCCAAAATCGCTGAAGACGCCATCGCTCAAGTGCGTGCCCAAGTCGGCACCGATAACGTCCTGCTCGGCCTGTCCGGCGGCGTTGACTCCTCGGTGGTTGCGGCCCTACTGCACAAGGCTATCGGCGACCAACTGACCTGCGTCTTCGTCGACAACGGCCTGCTGCGCCTGCACGAAGGTGAGCAGGTGATGGCCATGTTCGCCGAGAACATGGGCGTCAAGGTGATCCGCGCCAACGCCGAGGACCAGTTCCTCAACAACCTGGCCGGCGAGTCCGACCCGGAGAAGAAGCGCAAGATCATCGGCCGCACCTTCATCGACGTGTTCGATGCCCAGGCCAAACACCTGGACAACATCAAGTACCTCGCCCAGGGCACCATCTACCCCGACGTGATCGAGTCGGCCGGCGCCAAGAGCGGCAAGGCCCACGTGATCAAGTCCCACCACAACGTGGGTGGCCTGCCTGAGGAAATGAACCTCAAGCTGGTAGAACCGCTGCGCGAACTGTTCAAGGACGAAGTCCGCCGTCTGGGCCTGGAACTAGGCCTGCCCTACGACATGGTCTACCGCCACCCATTCCCGGGCCCGGGCCTGGGCGTGCGCATCCTGGGTGAAGTGAAGAAGGAATACGCCGACCTGCTGCGTCGCGCCGACCACATCTTCATCGAAGAACTGCGCAAGGCCGACTGGTACCACAAAGTCAGCCAGGCGTTCGTGGTGTTCCAGCCGGTGAAATCCGTAGGCGTCGTAGGCGATGGCCGTCGTTACGCGTGGGTCGTGGCCCTGCGTGCGGTGGAAACCATCGACTTCATGACCGCCCGCTGGGCACACCTGCCGTACGAACTGCTGGAGACCGTCAGCGGCCGAATCATCAATGAAATCGAAGGCATTTCGCGCGTGACGTATGACGTGTCGAGCAAGCCGCCGGCGACGATTGAGTGGGAATAA